From the genome of Gilliamella sp. wkB7, one region includes:
- a CDS encoding recombination-associated protein RdgC encodes MLWFKNAIIYQLNNDSLFNKDTIEKAIKSHLFTPCGNLDTTKMGWVSPYNDNNQSDFIVDMQGHLLLRIKKETKILPAPVIKQTLLEKIDKQEQALSRKLTKNEKASLKDEVMIDLMPRAFSKYNYYWLWIDTENKRIVVDCSSFKQTEDILAILRKELGALALTPLSIDKPLEQIMTTWVKEKLNFSPFILGDQAELKDPLEGNGIISCKNQEITSDEMRIHFDSGKWITKMKIVDERGVNFIVNSDLTFKRIKFDSIILDENEDISSDEFDKRLEADFFIMSKVLSNTINDFSTVINKIF; translated from the coding sequence ATGCTCTGGTTTAAAAATGCCATTATTTACCAATTGAATAATGACAGTTTATTCAACAAAGATACTATTGAAAAAGCAATTAAATCTCACCTATTTACACCATGTGGCAACTTAGACACAACAAAAATGGGTTGGGTTTCACCTTATAACGATAATAATCAAAGTGATTTTATTGTCGATATGCAAGGACATTTATTATTACGTATAAAAAAAGAAACCAAAATATTACCAGCGCCCGTCATTAAACAAACTTTATTAGAAAAAATTGATAAACAAGAGCAAGCTTTGAGTAGGAAACTTACAAAAAATGAGAAAGCTAGCTTAAAAGATGAAGTTATGATTGACTTAATGCCAAGGGCTTTTAGTAAATATAACTATTATTGGCTTTGGATTGATACAGAAAACAAACGCATTGTAGTTGATTGTAGTAGTTTTAAGCAAACTGAAGATATTCTAGCGATTTTACGTAAAGAACTTGGTGCATTAGCATTAACTCCATTATCAATTGATAAACCGCTTGAACAGATTATGACAACATGGGTTAAAGAAAAGCTCAATTTCTCTCCTTTTATATTAGGTGACCAAGCAGAACTGAAAGATCCACTTGAAGGCAACGGAATTATTAGCTGTAAAAATCAAGAAATCACAAGCGATGAAATGCGCATTCATTTTGATTCTGGTAAATGGATTACTAAAATGAAAATTGTCGATGAAAGAGGTGTTAACTTTATTGTTAATTCTGATCTAACATTTAAACGAATTAAATTTGATTCAATTATACTTGATGAAAACGAAGATATAAGCTCAGATGAATTTGATAAACGGCTTGAAGCTGATTTTTTTATTATGTCAAAAGTATTATCGAATACAATTAATGATTTTTCTACAGTGATTAACAAAATATTTTGA
- a CDS encoding MipA/OmpV family protein, translating to MKKTLCAISILLLITLPTIPTVFANPTSIGLGIGWVNSPYKSYSSKFYPIPHIDYDNGLFFIDDLSAGIYVYNTNNQSLSIGVSYLSNEFKPHDSNNHQLKLLDSRHSTLLAEIEYSIDTNFGSFSSSIGADILNESNSLLANADYSIPYMQGNLVIVPTIGINWANSKHNDYYYGIPHKESSRSKLHYFNADCSFTPYAEIGMQYLLTDNISTFGSLHIDKLTGDAADSPMVDNSTVTSIYMGISYKF from the coding sequence ATGAAAAAAACACTTTGTGCAATTTCTATTTTACTATTAATCACTTTACCAACTATACCTACAGTATTCGCCAACCCAACATCTATCGGATTAGGTATTGGTTGGGTAAATTCTCCATATAAAAGTTATAGTTCAAAATTTTATCCTATTCCACATATTGATTATGATAATGGTCTATTTTTTATCGATGATTTATCAGCGGGTATTTATGTTTATAATACAAATAACCAAAGTCTATCTATTGGAGTAAGTTACTTATCTAATGAATTTAAACCGCATGATTCCAATAATCATCAATTAAAACTTCTTGATAGCCGTCACTCAACCTTATTGGCAGAAATTGAATACTCTATAGATACCAACTTTGGAAGTTTTTCAAGTAGTATAGGGGCTGATATATTAAATGAAAGTAATAGTTTATTAGCCAATGCTGATTATAGTATTCCTTATATGCAAGGTAACTTAGTAATTGTTCCAACTATAGGTATAAACTGGGCAAACAGCAAACATAACGATTATTATTATGGTATTCCTCATAAAGAATCGTCACGTTCAAAATTACATTACTTTAATGCTGACTGTTCATTCACCCCTTACGCTGAAATAGGAATGCAATATTTATTAACTGATAATATTTCTACATTTGGTAGTTTACATATTGATAAATTAACTGGTGATGCTGCAGACAGTCCAATGGTTGATAATAGTACAGTAACATCTATTTATATGGGTATATCTTATAAATTCTAA
- a CDS encoding aspartate aminotransferase family protein, translating into MSKPNLEMINSRPDDATLLADEAKYCSFGDTVHYVEPPKIFDGCEGSYMYDKEGKAFLDLQMWYSACNFGYANERLNNALKKQIDTLPQCASQYLHPTKIELAKTIAQGMEKRFGYEGRVHFNVGGSQCIEDSLKLVRNASGGKSLMFAFQGGYHGRTLGASSITSSYRYRRRYGHFGDRAMFVPFPYPFRRPKGMTAEEYGEHLVAEFARLFETEYHGVWDPKVGQAEYAAFYAEPLQATGGYIVPPRNYFKGLKKVLDQYGILLVVDEIQMGFYRTGKLWSIEHFDVKPDVVVFAKALTNGLNPLGGIWAREELINPQVFPVGSTHSTFASNPLGTAVGLEVLKMTSETDYEKMVMDSGAYFLEGLKTLEKKHKEIGEVDGLGLALRAEICTEDGFTPNKALVDKMVDIGMSGDLDWKGTKMGLVLDIGGYYKNVITFAPSLHISRQEIDQGIELLDQLITRAKKEL; encoded by the coding sequence ATGAGTAAACCAAATTTAGAAATGATTAATAGCCGCCCTGATGATGCAACATTATTGGCGGATGAAGCAAAATATTGTTCTTTCGGTGACACAGTTCATTATGTTGAACCACCAAAAATTTTTGACGGTTGTGAAGGTAGTTATATGTATGACAAAGAGGGTAAAGCCTTCCTTGACTTACAAATGTGGTATTCTGCATGTAATTTTGGTTATGCCAATGAGCGTTTAAATAATGCCCTTAAAAAACAAATTGATACCTTACCTCAATGTGCAAGCCAATACTTACATCCAACTAAAATTGAACTCGCTAAAACGATTGCTCAAGGTATGGAAAAACGCTTTGGTTATGAAGGTCGGGTTCATTTTAATGTTGGTGGTTCACAATGTATTGAAGACTCATTAAAATTGGTGCGTAATGCTTCAGGTGGTAAATCATTAATGTTTGCTTTCCAAGGTGGATATCATGGTCGTACATTGGGCGCATCTTCAATCACATCAAGCTACCGTTACCGTCGTCGTTATGGTCATTTTGGTGATCGTGCGATGTTTGTACCATTTCCATATCCTTTCCGTCGTCCAAAAGGAATGACCGCAGAAGAATATGGTGAACATTTAGTTGCTGAATTTGCACGCTTATTCGAAACCGAATACCACGGTGTTTGGGATCCAAAAGTTGGGCAAGCTGAATATGCAGCATTTTATGCTGAACCTTTACAAGCAACGGGTGGTTATATTGTTCCTCCACGTAATTACTTTAAAGGTCTTAAAAAAGTTTTAGATCAATATGGTATTTTATTAGTGGTTGATGAGATCCAAATGGGCTTCTATCGTACGGGTAAACTATGGTCAATAGAGCATTTTGACGTTAAACCTGATGTAGTAGTATTTGCAAAAGCATTAACCAATGGTCTTAATCCGTTAGGTGGAATATGGGCACGTGAAGAATTAATTAATCCTCAAGTCTTCCCTGTGGGCTCAACTCACTCTACTTTTGCTTCAAATCCTCTTGGTACAGCTGTTGGTCTTGAAGTGTTAAAAATGACCTCTGAAACAGATTATGAAAAGATGGTTATGGACAGTGGTGCTTATTTCCTTGAAGGTTTAAAAACTTTAGAGAAAAAACACAAAGAAATTGGTGAAGTGGATGGTTTAGGTTTAGCGCTTCGAGCAGAAATTTGTACTGAAGATGGCTTTACACCAAATAAAGCATTAGTTGATAAGATGGTTGATATCGGTATGTCAGGTGATCTTGATTGGAAAGGAACCAAAATGGGTCTAGTGCTTGATATTGGTGGTTACTACAAAAATGTTATTACTTTTGCTCCATCATTACATATTTCTCGTCAAGAAATCGATCAAGGTATTGAATTACTCGATCAATTAATCACACGAGCAAAGAAAGAACTTTAG
- a CDS encoding GNAT family N-acetyltransferase: protein MKYINQLENNELIDNFLSYPPQDFSVWLSDHGVPIFSGKFDLLTTADKDFKYKIQKLPFYKKWQRCLQPKTCFVGTTVSEYALLTDKIDANQLAKHLKKAYAKQYSFMVVKDLPLASPLLSEQDNHYSRQLIAALKEQGYIEMEGQALAWVPIDFIDMNEFFSRFSYSRRKNFRRKLKSREKLDINLLHSGDECFFNQTVQDEYYQLYLNVYQQSEVHFDLLTKSFFIQLLQSKEAKAYIFTYHSNGEFIGYNICFKVNNMLVDKYIGMVYPQARELNLYFVSWFVNLEYALQQGFNYYIAGWTDPEVKASLGAKFTFTKHLVHIRNPLLRVIIRKFIGYFESDKEKVA from the coding sequence ATGAAATACATCAATCAATTAGAAAATAATGAATTAATAGACAATTTTTTAAGTTATCCACCACAGGATTTTTCAGTTTGGTTAAGTGATCATGGTGTGCCTATTTTTTCTGGCAAGTTTGATTTACTTACAACTGCGGATAAGGATTTTAAATATAAAATCCAAAAACTTCCTTTTTATAAAAAATGGCAACGCTGTTTACAGCCAAAAACCTGTTTTGTTGGGACGACTGTTTCGGAATATGCATTATTAACAGATAAGATCGATGCTAATCAATTAGCTAAACATCTTAAAAAAGCTTATGCCAAACAATATTCTTTTATGGTTGTTAAAGATCTTCCTTTAGCATCTCCGTTATTAAGTGAACAAGATAATCACTATTCAAGGCAGCTTATAGCAGCGTTAAAAGAACAAGGTTATATTGAAATGGAAGGACAAGCATTAGCTTGGGTACCTATTGATTTTATCGATATGAACGAATTTTTTTCACGCTTTTCATATAGTCGCCGAAAAAATTTTAGAAGGAAATTAAAATCACGCGAAAAATTAGACATTAATCTGTTACATAGTGGGGATGAATGTTTTTTTAATCAAACTGTTCAAGACGAATATTATCAACTCTATCTTAATGTTTATCAGCAAAGTGAAGTACATTTTGATTTATTAACTAAATCTTTTTTTATCCAATTGTTGCAAAGCAAAGAAGCTAAAGCCTATATTTTCACTTACCATAGTAATGGTGAATTTATTGGTTATAATATCTGTTTTAAAGTAAATAATATGCTGGTTGATAAATACATTGGCATGGTTTATCCACAAGCACGCGAACTAAATCTTTACTTTGTAAGCTGGTTTGTCAATCTTGAATATGCTTTGCAACAAGGATTTAATTATTATATTGCAGGTTGGACGGATCCTGAAGTAAAAGCATCATTGGGTGCCAAATTCACTTTTACTAAACATTTGGTACATATTCGTAATCCATTATTACGTGTAATAATACGTAAATTTATCGGTTACTTTGAAAGCGATAAGGAGAAAGTAGCATGA
- a CDS encoding arginase family protein → MTCPIILNFDKSVGKINNARIIDVTEWQDAIRFGCTEKKFFQFEHVLQQSLPDKYGTVLMGSGDFHHVSLLLIERLAKEYSSSNPIQVVVFDNHPDNMRYLFGIHCGSWISYVASLPFVSHVHVLGISSHDISLSHFWENRWLPLFHKKLTYWSLDVNVAWAKKIGLSHAFRHFATPDDLIASFLSEQYHSAQPVYLSIDKDVLSEEVVHTNWDQGRLQTYHILDTITSIKPRLIGSDITGELSIWRSSNWFKRFLSSLDKQPAISSDDLSNWQREQHQLNLTLLKALSG, encoded by the coding sequence ATGACCTGTCCTATTATACTCAATTTCGATAAAAGTGTAGGTAAAATAAATAATGCTAGAATAATCGATGTAACTGAGTGGCAGGATGCCATTCGCTTTGGCTGTACTGAGAAAAAATTCTTCCAATTTGAACATGTGTTACAACAATCTCTACCTGATAAATATGGAACGGTATTGATGGGAAGTGGTGACTTTCATCATGTTTCATTATTATTGATTGAACGTTTAGCTAAAGAATATTCGTCTAGCAATCCTATTCAAGTTGTCGTTTTTGATAATCATCCAGATAATATGCGTTATTTATTTGGTATACATTGTGGTTCTTGGATTAGTTATGTGGCAAGTTTACCTTTTGTTAGCCATGTACATGTATTAGGTATTTCATCTCACGATATTAGTCTTTCTCATTTTTGGGAAAATAGATGGTTGCCGTTATTCCATAAAAAATTGACTTATTGGAGTTTAGATGTCAATGTTGCTTGGGCAAAAAAAATTGGCTTAAGTCATGCTTTTCGCCATTTTGCAACTCCAGATGATCTCATTGCTAGCTTCCTTTCAGAACAATATCATAGTGCACAACCTGTTTATTTATCAATTGATAAAGATGTATTAAGTGAGGAAGTTGTACATACCAATTGGGATCAAGGTAGACTACAAACATATCATATCCTTGATACTATCACATCAATCAAACCACGGCTTATTGGAAGTGATATTACAGGCGAACTTTCTATATGGAGATCGTCAAATTGGTTTAAACGTTTTCTTAGTTCACTAGATAAACAACCGGCAATATCATCTGATGATCTTTCCAATTGGCAACGTGAGCAACATCAGCTTAATTTGACGTTATTAAAAGCTCTTTCAGGATAA
- a CDS encoding DMT family transporter, translating to MARFYIIGFSVLLFFDTIAQCSFKLTAIHAQPLEMSIDWLVRVFTNHWIYISIAGYIFTFFTWMTLLKKAPVGPAFAASHFEVVTVMVASIWLFHEPITLFKLIGTILIVSGILFLALAESKLSKQTSSNHDS from the coding sequence ATGGCAAGATTCTATATTATTGGTTTTTCAGTATTACTTTTTTTTGATACTATTGCACAATGCAGCTTTAAATTAACAGCAATCCATGCACAACCGCTAGAAATGAGTATTGATTGGTTAGTACGTGTTTTTACTAACCATTGGATTTATATCTCAATTGCAGGATATATTTTTACTTTTTTTACTTGGATGACGCTATTAAAAAAGGCACCAGTCGGTCCAGCATTTGCTGCATCTCACTTTGAAGTAGTGACAGTAATGGTTGCATCAATCTGGTTATTTCATGAACCTATTACGTTATTTAAATTGATTGGTACAATTTTAATTGTTTCAGGTATTTTGTTTTTAGCATTAGCGGAAAGCAAATTATCTAAACAGACTTCTTCTAATCATGATTCTTAG
- a CDS encoding EamA family transporter, producing MSPLVIILWVSNICFDTLGQIAFKFAAISPSNRDGWYYWLDLAKNHWIWIGIISYVVEFLLWLAFLTLVPLSQGILLASFNIITIMLVGRIIFKEQLTFYRLIGMLLITAGVISVGIS from the coding sequence ATGTCACCGTTAGTAATCATACTTTGGGTTAGTAACATCTGTTTTGATACTTTAGGACAAATCGCTTTTAAATTTGCGGCCATCTCACCAAGTAATCGTGACGGTTGGTATTATTGGTTGGATTTGGCAAAAAATCATTGGATTTGGATTGGCATTATATCTTATGTTGTCGAGTTTTTATTATGGTTAGCATTTTTAACCTTAGTTCCCCTTTCACAGGGTATATTGCTAGCCTCATTTAATATTATTACTATTATGCTTGTTGGACGCATTATTTTCAAAGAGCAGCTTACCTTTTATCGTTTAATTGGCATGCTATTAATTACAGCTGGCGTAATTTCTGTAGGAATATCTTAA
- a CDS encoding alpha/beta hydrolase, protein MSNMQDLSYFLPGNKNGVLLIHGLTGTPNEMRILANGLHKAGFTVYAIQLAGHCGTEADLCKTSWQDWYQSVQDGADYLAQHVDNVFVAGLSMGALLALKLASDRPEQIKGVGVLAPTFCYDGWSIPLWAKKTFCFLVFYKKIGIFQKVSFIEKPPYGIKDKRIRAVISQKMLSGDAASAGLAGNPFPALAEMQLLAKNVKAQLPKIVSPCLIMHSGNDDVANIETNAKLVEKHVSGPKKLVILNDSYHLITVDRQRREVIKECITYFNNIAEGIKV, encoded by the coding sequence ATGAGTAATATGCAAGATTTATCTTATTTTTTACCTGGTAATAAAAATGGTGTACTACTAATTCATGGTTTAACTGGTACACCTAATGAAATGCGAATCTTAGCTAATGGTTTACATAAAGCTGGATTTACAGTTTATGCGATTCAACTAGCTGGTCATTGTGGTACCGAAGCAGATCTTTGTAAAACATCTTGGCAAGATTGGTACCAAAGCGTACAAGACGGTGCTGATTACTTAGCTCAACACGTGGATAATGTTTTTGTTGCTGGATTATCAATGGGCGCACTATTAGCACTTAAACTAGCTTCTGACAGACCAGAACAGATTAAGGGTGTTGGCGTTTTAGCACCAACTTTTTGTTATGATGGCTGGAGTATACCTCTGTGGGCAAAAAAAACCTTCTGTTTTTTAGTCTTTTATAAAAAAATAGGAATTTTCCAAAAAGTTTCTTTTATTGAAAAACCACCCTACGGAATTAAGGATAAACGAATTCGAGCCGTCATATCTCAAAAAATGTTAAGTGGAGATGCCGCTTCAGCAGGACTTGCCGGAAACCCATTCCCAGCACTAGCCGAAATGCAACTACTTGCCAAGAATGTGAAAGCGCAACTGCCTAAAATTGTTTCACCGTGTTTAATTATGCATTCAGGTAATGATGATGTTGCCAATATTGAAACTAATGCCAAACTAGTTGAAAAACACGTTTCTGGTCCTAAAAAACTAGTGATCTTAAATGATAGTTATCATTTGATAACAGTTGATAGGCAACGACGAGAAGTAATTAAAGAATGCATTACATACTTCAATAATATAGCAGAAGGGATAAAGGTATAA
- a CDS encoding MtnX-like HAD-IB family phosphatase, with protein MNTFSPIADSLFYPSYTQHQTPIVLCDFDGTISVKDVTDTLLSYFGQDGCDELEELWVNGKIGSQECMSKQIALMDASLEEVNQVLSKIEIDPMFKSFLDYTVQNNIPVHVVSDGLDYSIQFILKHHGIEHLPIFANRLLHDNARSWRLEFPYANKDCIKQSGNCKCNHVKQQQFFPKILYVGDGTSDYCVSHHVDFVFAKDKLVNYCKKNKIAHCAINSFTDVTKALEQAQHSFNSHYDNRIIKE; from the coding sequence ATGAATACTTTTTCACCAATTGCTGACAGTCTTTTTTATCCATCTTATACTCAGCATCAGACCCCTATTGTTTTATGTGATTTTGATGGAACTATCAGCGTTAAAGATGTAACCGATACTTTACTGAGTTATTTCGGTCAAGATGGTTGTGATGAGCTTGAAGAATTGTGGGTTAATGGTAAAATTGGTTCTCAAGAATGCATGAGTAAACAAATTGCTTTAATGGATGCGAGTTTAGAGGAAGTCAATCAAGTTCTCTCCAAAATTGAAATTGATCCAATGTTTAAATCGTTTCTTGATTATACTGTACAAAATAATATTCCTGTTCATGTAGTCAGTGATGGGTTAGATTACTCAATTCAGTTTATATTAAAGCATCATGGTATTGAGCATTTACCCATTTTTGCCAATAGGTTGCTTCATGATAATGCTCGTAGTTGGCGACTTGAATTTCCTTATGCCAATAAGGATTGTATTAAACAAAGTGGTAACTGCAAATGCAATCATGTTAAACAACAGCAATTTTTTCCAAAAATACTTTATGTAGGAGATGGAACCTCAGACTACTGTGTATCACATCATGTTGATTTTGTTTTTGCCAAAGACAAGCTTGTTAACTACTGTAAAAAAAATAAGATTGCGCACTGTGCTATCAATAGTTTTACTGATGTAACCAAAGCGTTAGAGCAAGCACAACATTCTTTTAATTCCCATTATGACAATAGAATAATAAAGGAATAA
- a CDS encoding response regulator transcription factor has protein sequence MSEHILIIEDDSRLANLIQVYLVRQGYIVDWHDTGEGAEEKIHQLNPDLVILDVMLPQKSGFDICRDIRGWFTNYILIMTASEDNIDEIVGLELGADDYLAKPVEPRLLLARIRALLRRKQIENEKDSVKDLIVPLNNKTLIFDNLVIDGENRKVVLKEQEIDLTTAEFDLLWLLANNAGNILSRDDIFSQVRGIDFDGSDRSIDSRISRLRRKLLDDPDNPSRIKTVRGKGYLFMREGESH, from the coding sequence ATGAGTGAACATATATTAATCATTGAAGATGACTCAAGATTAGCCAATCTCATACAAGTATATCTTGTTCGACAAGGGTATATCGTTGATTGGCATGATACTGGGGAAGGGGCAGAGGAAAAAATTCATCAACTCAATCCAGATCTGGTTATATTAGATGTCATGTTGCCACAAAAATCAGGTTTTGATATTTGTCGTGATATACGTGGGTGGTTCACCAACTATATTTTGATCATGACAGCCAGTGAAGATAACATTGATGAAATTGTAGGACTTGAACTTGGTGCTGATGATTATTTGGCAAAACCAGTTGAACCAAGGTTGTTGCTTGCTCGAATACGCGCCTTGTTACGCCGAAAACAGATAGAAAATGAAAAAGATAGTGTCAAAGATTTGATTGTACCTTTAAATAATAAAACCCTTATTTTTGATAATTTAGTGATAGATGGTGAAAATAGGAAAGTTGTATTAAAAGAACAAGAGATAGATTTAACTACAGCTGAATTTGATCTTTTATGGTTGTTGGCCAATAATGCCGGAAACATACTATCTAGAGATGATATTTTTTCACAAGTTCGTGGTATTGATTTTGATGGTAGCGATCGTTCAATTGATTCCCGTATATCGAGACTTCGCCGTAAATTGCTTGATGATCCTGATAATCCATCACGAATTAAAACAGTTCGAGGGAAAGGTTATTTATTTATGCGTGAGGGCGAAAGTCATTGA
- a CDS encoding ATP-binding protein yields the protein MSQLLAKPLFFNRRMVFYLVILLFLQCIIAYSALLVFDSLPSSLTDMPDDHVVFRESQRGTVNLIRIKINENKNRPLQEVVDELQPYFSYPIKILPINTTLPHSVFKELKNLGFSYDSDKEVIYIDLNDGNLLQLGPIIMRDILQSNTMSLTVFIIIWALFSAIIFFILIYFAFSAVWKDLVNIRQTAEQLGQGNLKARTENVKGWLFKPLADVLNNMGTHIEHLVSTNQTISHAMAHELRTPLARMRFALGMLEESNDKQEKLLLQKGMSDDINELETLINASLNYFKMQQSNIELNLTQVSLKQWGEKVCQSLELFKPKGFKLVCNSQDVLAIIDTSLAETIVKNLLLNAFKYATHKAVLNIKKRKNGVVIEIDDDGPGIPFESREKIFMPFARLDTSRTLSSGGYGLGLAYVKLMAEFHDGNAFVVTSPLGGARFVVSLKSIYF from the coding sequence TTGAGTCAATTATTAGCGAAACCATTATTTTTCAATCGACGAATGGTATTTTATCTGGTTATTTTACTCTTTTTGCAATGTATTATTGCTTATAGTGCTTTATTGGTTTTTGATTCTTTACCTTCCTCGTTAACCGATATGCCAGATGATCATGTTGTATTTCGTGAGTCACAACGTGGTACTGTAAACTTAATTCGTATAAAAATTAACGAAAATAAAAATCGCCCTTTGCAAGAAGTTGTTGACGAGTTACAACCTTATTTTAGCTACCCAATAAAAATTTTACCGATCAATACAACTTTACCGCATTCAGTTTTTAAAGAATTAAAAAATCTTGGTTTTTCTTATGATAGTGATAAAGAAGTTATCTACATTGATTTAAATGATGGTAATTTATTACAGTTAGGTCCTATCATAATGCGCGATATTTTACAGTCTAACACTATGTCATTAACTGTTTTTATAATCATTTGGGCGCTATTTAGTGCAATCATCTTTTTTATTCTAATTTATTTCGCTTTTAGTGCAGTTTGGAAAGATTTAGTAAACATAAGACAAACTGCAGAGCAGCTTGGACAGGGCAATTTGAAAGCCAGAACTGAAAACGTCAAAGGTTGGTTATTTAAACCACTAGCAGATGTACTTAATAATATGGGAACACATATAGAACATTTAGTTAGTACTAATCAAACTATTTCTCATGCCATGGCGCATGAATTGCGTACTCCGCTTGCCCGTATGCGATTTGCGCTTGGTATGCTTGAAGAATCTAATGATAAACAAGAAAAATTACTTTTACAAAAAGGGATGAGTGATGATATTAACGAACTAGAAACCTTAATTAATGCCAGCTTAAATTACTTTAAAATGCAACAAAGTAATATTGAGTTAAACTTAACTCAAGTTTCATTAAAACAATGGGGTGAAAAAGTTTGTCAGTCTTTAGAACTATTTAAACCAAAAGGATTTAAGTTAGTGTGCAATAGTCAAGATGTTTTAGCTATAATTGATACAAGTTTAGCAGAAACAATTGTTAAAAATTTACTTCTTAATGCATTTAAATATGCAACGCATAAAGCAGTATTAAATATTAAAAAACGAAAAAATGGCGTGGTAATTGAAATTGATGATGATGGTCCAGGAATTCCTTTTGAATCGCGTGAAAAGATTTTTATGCCCTTTGCTAGACTTGATACCAGTCGAACACTTTCATCTGGTGGTTATGGTCTTGGTTTAGCTTATGTTAAATTAATGGCAGAATTTCATGATGGTAATGCTTTTGTTGTTACCAGTCCTCTGGGAGGAGCAAGATTTGTGGTTTCATTAAAGTCTATCTATTTTTAA
- a CDS encoding MFS transporter, with product MIKHSKHSTPKSYWIKLVVIFFLGWIVIYAGRSVLSPLVGELQTQFGLTKAQTGGIMSLFFLAYTLFQIPSGVFGDRIGRKRVLVTGFSLYAIFIACVYFASSFSIFLIFWILVGAAQGCYYGPQYALSTEAIPKKWITLGSAIIGSGMSFGIAMGYYLSSVMISVFNTSWKIPFVVVAIPIVIVTLLMIFCIKEKGSALVEIPSSQKTNFSKLFKNRNLVLIYITIFCSIYGFFVIITWLPNYLEVEKGMNKIEASQIASIVPWISIIGTILCSYISDKLGRRKPVILFMMPLSLIAIFSIVYCHSYIELIAVLVLYGFIGKISLNPVLIALVADNVPKVSLSTAFGLYNFFGMTASICAPYFTGLIADKTGSLNSGFYLAAVITMVGITAMLFVRERQTAN from the coding sequence ATGATCAAACACTCAAAGCATTCAACTCCAAAATCTTATTGGATTAAATTAGTTGTTATTTTCTTTTTGGGTTGGATTGTTATTTATGCAGGAAGATCTGTTTTAAGTCCTTTAGTAGGTGAGTTACAAACTCAGTTTGGTTTAACTAAAGCACAAACTGGAGGTATTATGAGCTTGTTTTTCCTTGCTTATACATTGTTTCAAATACCATCAGGCGTTTTTGGTGATAGAATAGGTCGTAAACGTGTTTTAGTTACAGGATTTTCTCTCTATGCTATCTTTATAGCTTGTGTATATTTTGCGTCTTCATTCTCAATCTTCCTTATATTTTGGATATTAGTCGGTGCGGCACAAGGATGTTATTATGGACCACAATATGCCTTATCTACAGAAGCAATCCCCAAAAAATGGATAACATTAGGTAGTGCAATTATTGGTAGCGGTATGTCATTTGGTATCGCGATGGGATATTATCTTTCAAGTGTGATGATTTCGGTTTTCAATACTTCATGGAAAATACCGTTTGTGGTGGTTGCAATTCCAATAGTAATTGTTACTCTTTTAATGATTTTTTGTATTAAGGAAAAAGGAAGCGCTTTAGTTGAAATACCAAGTTCTCAAAAAACTAATTTTTCTAAACTTTTTAAAAATCGTAATCTTGTTTTAATTTATATCACCATCTTTTGTTCTATTTATGGGTTCTTTGTTATTATTACTTGGTTGCCAAACTATCTTGAAGTAGAAAAGGGCATGAACAAAATAGAAGCCTCACAAATTGCATCAATTGTGCCTTGGATCTCAATTATTGGGACAATATTATGTAGTTATATTTCTGATAAATTGGGTCGTCGCAAACCTGTAATATTATTTATGATGCCATTATCACTAATTGCAATTTTTTCAATAGTGTATTGTCATTCTTATATTGAACTTATTGCAGTGCTTGTATTGTACGGTTTTATTGGTAAAATTAGTTTAAATCCCGTACTAATAGCTTTAGTTGCTGATAATGTTCCTAAAGTATCATTAAGTACTGCATTTGGACTGTATAATTTTTTTGGCATGACAGCATCGATTTGTGCTCCTTATTTTACAGGTTTGATTGCCGATAAAACAGGAAGTTTAAATAGTGGTTTTTACTTAGCTGCAGTTATTACAATGGTTGGAATAACCGCGATGCTATTTGTCAGAGAAAGACAAACTGCTAACTAA